ATATTTCATGGGTTCCAGCGCACGGGCGAATGCTAGCAAGCGAAGCGGAAAGTGGAAGGAACAACGTGGGAGGGCCCCGAACCGCGCGCGAGTGATTGAATTCGGCCCGCAGATGTTCAGAGTGGGTTGAGCATTTGCGAATTCAAGACGATGGCGACGCCGGAAACAGAGTATTATTTTCAGCGGTTCGGATTTTGCCAGCGTCAGATTCCCGCGGCACCGCGATCAGAGCTCGGCATCGTGGTGGTCATCCCGTGCTACAACGAACCGGATTTGATTGGCTGCCTGGAATCACTTTGGCGATGCGAACGTCCGGGCTGTTCCGTCGAGGTGATTCTGGTGGTCAATTCTCCCGCCGGTTGCGCCGGGGAAGCGGTTGCACAAAATCGGGCGACACGGAAGGACGCGGACGAATGGATCGGGCGGCATCGCGATCCGGACCTCGAGTTTCATCCGGTGCATTTCCCCGAACTGCCGCCAAAACAGGCCGGGGTCGGCCTGGCGCGCAAAATCGGGATGGACGAGGCTCTGCGGCGCTTCGATGAGATTGGACGGATGGATGGAATCATCGCCGGGTTCGACGCCGACTGCCGATGTGAGCGCAATTATCTGACGGCCATCGAGGGGCATTTTTGGAACGGGCGGCTGAGTCCGGGTTGCAGCATTTACTTCGAGCATCCGTTGAGCGGACCGTTCACGCCGGAAGTGTATGAGGCGGTGGCGGCCTACGAACTGCACCTGCGATACTATGTGCAGGCCCTGCGGTTTGCCGGTTTTCCGCACGCGTACCACACGGTCGGATCATGCATGGCCGTGCGCGCCGGCGCGTACCGGAAGCAGGGCGGCATGAACAAACGGAAGGCGGGCGAGGATTTTTATTTCCTGCACAAAATAATCCCGCTCGGAGGCTTCAGTGATCTGACCGGAACCACAGTGCATCCGTCGCCGCGTCCGTCCGACCGGGTTCCTTTTGGAACCGGCATGGCGGTATCCCGGTTTTTGATTGAGCGAAAAATCAAAACGTATCCATTGGAAGCGTTCTTCGACCTCAAATTGTTGTTCGACCATGTGGAGGAGAATTGTCGGGCCGGCAAAGTTGGAAACATTGGAGTGACAAAGGAATTTCCGGCCCCGGTCCGGAGTTTTCTGGAACAGCAGCGATTTGGCGTTGCGCTGGCCGAGATGCGCGCCAACACAGCGAGCGCGGCGGCATTTCAGAAGCGCTTTTTCCTCTGGTTCGATGGTTTCCGCGCGATGAAATTCATTCATCACGCGCGCGATCATTTCTATGGGCCTGGCAGCGTGGAAGAACAGGCGGGCCGGTTGCTGGCGGCGACAGGTGCCGTGCCGGACTCGGGCCCGAAACCATCCATCCAGAAGTGGCTGGGGGTTTACCGGGAGCTGGACCGGGCGGCGTTTTCAAGCGAGCAATGATCCCACACGGTGCGTTGGCGCGTCTCACGATCCTGGCGGGGCATCAGATGTCGTCGTGATGGTCTTCGCCGTGTTTTTATTTGCGATTGCCAGTGTGGCTGACTAGCGTTTGCGAATTGTTGCCGGGTGAAGCGAAGCGAACTGACGTTGAAACCATGAACGAGCCACCTCTTTCAGCCGGTGAAATCACGGAATTGACCGCCGGATTGAATCGACTGGCCCGCAATCTCTGGTGGACCTGGAGCCAGGAGGCGCAGGAGGTATTCCAGCAGCTTTCCCCGCGCGGATGGCAGAACCTCTATCACAACGCGGTGGCCGTGTTGCGCGAGGTTTCGGATTATGAACTGCGCGTGCGCCTGCAGGACCGCGATTTTGCGCACCAGGTGCGCCATGTGCTCGACAGTTTCAACGGTTATTTGAAGGAGGCGAAAACCTGGGGGAGGGAAAACTGTCCCGGGCTGCTGCGGAACCCGGTCGCCTATTTTTCCGCGGAGTTCGGTTTCCATGAAACCCTGCCGATTGCAGCCGGCGGCCTGGGCGTGCTGGCCGGCGACCACACCAAATCAGCCAGCGACCTCGGCCTTGGGTTCGTGGGTGTCAGCCTTTTTTATCGGGAAGGCTATTTCATGCAGGCGTTCAACCAGGACAACTGGCAGTCCGAATACTACACGTTGTTGAATCCAAAGAATCTGCCGATTGAGCCGGTGCTCGACGCGAAAGGGGAGCCGCTGGTACTCACGGTGGAAATCGCGATGAACCAGGTCGCGTTCCAGGCGTGGCGCGTGAATGTGGGGCGGTGTTCCGTGTATCTGCTCGATACGAACCGGCCCGAAAACGAACAGCATTATCGCGATCTGACTTTGCGCGTGTACGGAGGTGACAGCACGACACGTATCATGCAGGAGGTCGTGCTGGGAGTGGGCGGTGTCCGGTTGCTGCGCGCGCTGGGAGTCGAGCCTTCCGTGTTCCACATGAATGAAGGGCACGCGGCGTTTCTCACGCTGGAACTGGTGGGCGAGAAGCTGTCTGCGGGCAAATCGTTCGAAGCGGCATTCGAAATGTCCCGGGCGGAGTGCATTTTCACGACGCATACGCCGGTCGAAGCCGGGCACGACCGGTTCAGTCCGGATCTCGTGAATTACTCGCTGAACCGGTTTCAATCGCGGCTCAAGCTGTCGATGGACGATTTCATGGCGTTGGGGCGGGTGAATCCGGACGACCCGAACGAGCCATTTTGCATGACGGTGCTGGCGTTGAAAGCTTCGCGTGCCGCCAATGGGGTGAGCGAATTGCACGGGCAGGTCAGCCGGAAGATGTGGCAGATCCTTTACCCGGGCAAACCGGCGGACGAGGTTCCCATCGGCCACATCACGAACGGCGTTCATCTGCTGGGCTGGATGAAGGGGCCGATG
Above is a genomic segment from Candidatus Angelobacter sp. containing:
- the glgP gene encoding alpha-glucan family phosphorylase: MNEPPLSAGEITELTAGLNRLARNLWWTWSQEAQEVFQQLSPRGWQNLYHNAVAVLREVSDYELRVRLQDRDFAHQVRHVLDSFNGYLKEAKTWGRENCPGLLRNPVAYFSAEFGFHETLPIAAGGLGVLAGDHTKSASDLGLGFVGVSLFYREGYFMQAFNQDNWQSEYYTLLNPKNLPIEPVLDAKGEPLVLTVEIAMNQVAFQAWRVNVGRCSVYLLDTNRPENEQHYRDLTLRVYGGDSTTRIMQEVVLGVGGVRLLRALGVEPSVFHMNEGHAAFLTLELVGEKLSAGKSFEAAFEMSRAECIFTTHTPVEAGHDRFSPDLVNYSLNRFQSRLKLSMDDFMALGRVNPDDPNEPFCMTVLALKASRAANGVSELHGQVSRKMWQILYPGKPADEVPIGHITNGVHLLGWMKGPMRRFWRKKLGPPPDGTEVPAGGDTTSFRRLASGGLGQYVNDSAFWQKMADPDFISDEEIWSLRYRLRRELIEFARRRLLLQGQRLAQGDFIAFDQLLNPDALTIGFARRFATYKRAPLIFQQFENIVKLVRDKQRPVQFIFAGKAHPRDDEGKRFIQHIIHLSKYSELKGYLVFIENYDVHVGRQMVSGCDVWLNNPRRPLEASGTSGMKASCHGCLNFSILDGWWREGYDGTNGFAIGDDSHPDSIEEQDRRDSENLYKTLTEEIIPCFFRRDANGIPRDWIQKIRRAMATLVPQFNTWRMVQEYTKKYYVRM